Below is a window of Candidatus Thiopontia autotrophica DNA.
ATAGAGACTGATTCACCATATCTAGCCCCAGTTCCATATCGGGGAAAACCCAACCAGCCTGCCTATGTACGTCAGGTGGCAGAGAAGGTGGCAGAGCTGCGCGGCTGGAGTATAGAGGAGGTGGATCGGATCACTACAGAGAATTTTCAACGACTCTTTCGTCTCTAATGTAACCTCACCAAAGATCTTTCCAAAAGTGGTTAGGTTGGTTAAAACAACTGCAAAATCAATCAGGTAATCTAGCCATGGGCGATCTATTAGAGTTTGTAAACAACTGTGCCTGAGTTAAGCGAATGATTTCATAACTATCAGAGTAATTTTATTGCCTTCTCAAGCTGTCTTATTGATGTGTAGAAATGGGGTGAAAAGCGAATTCCACCAGAGCGTACCGCACATTGAATTCCTTTTTCAGTCAGTCTGTTATGCGTAACTTCTAAACTACTTTCTCCGACTGAAAAGGTGATAATGCCTGCATGTCGTTCGGGGTCGACCGGAGTAATTAGCTCCAATTTTGGGTGGGCCTGAATAGCATCAACAAGAAACCTGGAGCGTTCCAGCACCAGCTTCTCTATCTGCTCCATGCCAACTTCATCAATAAGGGAGAGCGATGCCTCCAGCCCGTGAATGCCCAACATGTTGGGGCTTCCAGGCTCAAAACGACGTGCACCTTTCGCAATGGTCCAGTCGGGAATATCACTGCAACAACCTGGCTGCTCACAGTTTGAGAGCGCATCTGAATCTGTATCAAAATCATAAAGTGTCTCACGCAT
It encodes the following:
- a CDS encoding aminotransferase class V-fold PLP-dependent enzyme; the protein is MRETLYDFDTDSDALSNCEQPGCCSDIPDWTIAKGARRFEPGSPNMLGIHGLEASLSLIDEVGMEQIEKLVLERSRFLVDAIQAHPKLELITPVDPERHAGIITFSVGESSLEVTHNRLTEKGIQCAVRSGGIRFSPHFYTSIRQLEKAIKLL